One part of the Pecten maximus chromosome 9, xPecMax1.1, whole genome shotgun sequence genome encodes these proteins:
- the LOC117334669 gene encoding probable G-protein coupled receptor 139 translates to MEGNRSNLSVPLRFGRLEDTMGYIIAMELITWGFPIIICVGTIGNVLSFIIMMRREMRQTPTFFYLAALAVADTVVLYLSALKTWIRIITGFELLHISNAACKTFIFTIQFSLHFSAWLIVAVTIERFLAVWFPLRANRMCSLSRAKFVTFMIALAFVLVNVYLFWTAELLLDPSRPQGSQAICAAYAYENFVCNVFPWVNLLLYSFLPFGILLVFNSLIVVSLVRNKGIFSNMTKDDRIARYRHRRLAFTLLVISFVWIVTTLPRSVFGLVKGKARTLDEMGNQVLGKVICFVFMYINHSINFFLYCLTGQRFRMEFVKFMCRWKQSKNPPKARLTFKSSVSMGSGQETTSSLPLMVTPSRETGPFD, encoded by the coding sequence ATGGAAGGAAACCGAAGTAATCTGTCAGTCCCGCTGAGGTTCGGGAGATTGGAGGACACGATGGGATACATCATTGCTATGGAGCTCATCACCTGGGGGTTCCCAATCATCATCTGTGTCGGTACTATCGGCAATGTACTTAGTTTCATCATTATGATGCGTCGGGAAATGCGACAGACTCCTACATTTTTCTATTTGGCGGCTCTAGCTGTAGCTGACACTGTAGTGCTGTACCTTAGTGCTCTAAAGACATGGATCAGAATCATCACAGGTTTTGAACTGCTGCATATCAGTAACGCTGCCTGTAAGACATTCATATTCACGATCCAATTCTCATTGCACTTCTCTGCATGGCTTATTGTGGCCGTGACTATTGAACGGTTTCTGGCTGTCTGGTTTCCACTACGAGCTAACAGGATGTGTAGCCTGTCCCGTGCCAAGTTTGTCACATTTATGATAGCTTTGGCCTTTGTACTGGTGAATGTATATCTGTTTTGGACAGCAGAACTTCTCCTTGACCCATCGCGACCACAGGGGTCCCAAGCTATATGTGCTGCATATGCTTACGAGAATTTTGTGTGTAATGTGTTCCCTTGGGTCAATCTTCTACTTTACTCATTCCTACCCTTCGGGATCCTACTAGTGTTCAACTCGCTCATTGTAGTGTCTCTTGTACGCAACAAAGGCATCTTCAGCAACATGACCAAAGACGATCGCATTGCTCGCTACAGACATCGCCGCCTAGCCTTCACTTTACTGGTCATTTCCTTTGTTTGGATAGTAACCACGCTGCCACGCTCTGTGTTTGGACTAGTGAAAGGAAAAGCAAGGACCTTAGATGAAATGGGTAACCAGGTTCTGGGCAAAGTGATCTGTTTTGTCTTTATGTACATCAACCATtcaattaatttctttttgtacTGCCTGACTGGTCAACGGTTCCGCATGGAGTTTGTCAAGTTTATGTGTCGGTGGAAACAGAGTAAGAATCCACCAAAAGCCAGATTGACCTTTAAGTCGAGTGTGAGTATGGGGTCAGGTCAAGAAACGACCAGTTCCTTGCCTCTTATGGTCACACCCTCTCGTGAAACTGGTCCTtttgattga